The following nucleotide sequence is from Echeneis naucrates chromosome 17, fEcheNa1.1, whole genome shotgun sequence.
TTATTCTGTCATAAAAGGAGTTTCCGATTAGTTCAATCATCATAACATcctttaaaaggaaaagaagcGGCTTAGATTGTAACTGTGATAGAATACCAAGTGAGCAGTGACTACTCCAACAACCCAAAGCAGTCTGCAAATAGTTAAACTGCAGAGATCAAATTCCTACAGACATACACAGCTTCACATTTTGTCAAATTAAGTGCATGGACATTGAGAACACGTTCATCACGCCACAGGCAGGCAGTAAAAGGTTTGTTCAATCTGAACCTGCGAATGGTCAGTCAGTTGTCAATGTCAGAGTGAGAAACAATCAGAAGCTGGTTAAACCTGGGATACAAATTTTGTACCCAAAATAAACTCCTCTTTGTTCCTTTCACCTGGGACTctttcttcctccacctcctctgggGGAGCGTCTGCATCTGTTGCCTCCTCTCTTGTTTCCTCAACGCTTTCTTCTACTAGTGCTGCCTCCTCATCTTCCGCTCCCTCCTCAAAAGCTTTGTCAGTTGCAGTCTCATCTTCAGCAAGTTCTTCTGCAGGAGCTGCCTCCTCTTTCTTAGGTGTCTCAACAGTTTGTTCTAAAGcagctgcctcctcttcctcagctgtcTCCTCATTAACAGCTTCTTCTGCATGAGCTGCCTCCACTTCCTCAGGTGTCTCATcatcaatgttttgttgtgcagaagctgcctcctcttcctcagctatTTCCACATCAACACTTTGTTCTGCATGAGCTGCCTCCACTTCCTCAGGTGTCTCATcatcaatgttttgttgtgcagaagctgcctcctcttcctcagctatTTCCACATCAACACTTTGTTCTGCAGgagctgcctcctcttcctcagctgtctcttcatcaatgttttgttgtgcagaagctgcctcctcttcctcagctatTTCCACATCAACACTTTGTTCTGCAGgagctgcctcctcttcctcagctgtctcttcatcaatgttttgttgtgcagaagctgcctcctcttcctcagctatTTCCACATCAACACTTTGTTCTGCAGgagctgcctcctcttcctcagctgtcTCTTCATCAACAATTTGTTCTACAGGAactgcctcttcttcctcagctgTCTCTTCAACAACAGTTTGTTCTACAGAAGCTGCCTCCTCATCAACAGTTTCTTCTGCAGGAgctgcctcttcttcctcagctgTCTCTTCATCAACAATTTGTTCTACAGaagctgcctcctcttcctcagctgtcTCATCATCAACAGTTTGTCCTGCATGaactgcctcctcctcctcagctgtctCCTCAACAGTTTCTTCTGCAGGAGCTgccttctcttctcctgctaACTCCTCAACAGCTTTTTCAATCCCAGTCTCCTCTTCAGCAGGTTCTTCTTCAAGTGCTGCCTCATCTTCTCCGTCTCTCTCCTCGTCTACAGCTTCAGCcatctcccctttttcttccaCTGCAACATTTGTCTCTGTTGCAGCTTCCATCTCAACTTCCCCAGTCTGCTCTGCGGTCATCTCCTCCACagcttcttcagctgctgcctcctcaACAGGCTCATCTGACATCATCTGCTCAGCTACAGGTTCTTCCTCCACCTTGACAGCCTGAATCAAGCAAAACGTGAGGATGCAAGATATTTGCAGTTAATCCAGGCCTTCATACATTGGAGAAAATCACAAAAggaatattttcaaataatctCTCTATGTGAAGCCTCTTTTACTCAAATGTCTGGTTTGGGCTTCCTTTGTCAACAAGCTGCTGGTCTCTGTGTGATTATTTCTGTAGTTTTAGCCACTTCACAACTCACAGTGATcttgttttcactttcaaatcTGTAAATCACTCAGGCTATAACTTATCGCTGCTAATTTAACTCGGTGATCAGCAAAGGCCTCTTGTTCTCCTTCTCCCACtttctcctgctgtgtttttcgTGTCCACTTATTCCTCTACCTCCTTTACCAATAAAGGTACACGTCTTAAATGCATTAATTATAGATATGGAGGAGACTAAAGCCTGGCTCACACtataggataaaaaaaaatcttataaGATTCTGAAATCGGGTTGTATCACACACATAAGGAGAATCTTATAAGATTATCTTCTCTTAAGTCTTAAACACGCACACAGCGCTAATAAGTATTTATTGACGCTTATAATTCAGACAGTAATAAAGGCATAAGCAAGATATACTCTGGCATCACAGCTGACATTTTAACGTTGAATCACAGTTGAATCAACGTGTAACCGTTGAACTTTGTTTAGATTTTGCAAATCTAATCAACGTTGCAATAGCAACGTCATTTCTACGTCATGTTTCTCAACATAGTTGAATTTGCCAACATTGAATCAATACAGATTTTACTTTGGATTTTGCAAATCCAATCAACAGTGAAAGTCTAACATCACTATAAAGTTCTGCTTTTCAACATAGTTAGAaactatatataatataactatatataatatatacatataatataacttatatttttgtttctattttcacTGCTCTGAAGTAAGTAGATCCAGTAATACCAAACACCTTGAAATGGAGACATTAACACGAAGTTTGCAGATCTGTAATTGTCCTGAACCACAGTGGGAAAAAATCTAAAGGTCATTTGTAAAATCTTGAATTTGACCCATGTTTACAATTTTATCAACTGATGTAAATTTCTCCGTTTATAAGTGCATGGCTTGCTTATTGTACATAATTTTATCTTTACTAGACAAGTAAGACATGGCAACCATAATAAGAACCTTCAGTGTGATTACTAATCATCTTAAAGAGATCTCATCTACATTACATGGAAAGCACTAAATACACTGCAATTTAAACATTCACAACACAGACTAGGAAGAAGCCAACTGGTCAAAGCAAGACCAGGGAGAAGATTAATAAAGACATTTCAATTAAATAAGAAACTCCATGCTTTATTTTCTGACATGGCTGAGTGATAAAGTGTGCCAAAATTGCACACATGCAATCTTTtaagaacaaacatttttaaataacataTTGACCTGGAAAGATTGGGCCAAAGATTGGGCAATGTATTGCACAAGGCAGGGCTTTGAATCTTCCCTTGTACTACTTTCAtccattttggtttttgctgtATTAAATGACCTGAAGACAGCATCTAAAGGGGGTGGAGGCGCAGATCAGTATTCAAAAGCACTAACCTCTCAGTCATGACAAAATACTTAATTGCcttattttattgcattatCTATCAAAGcatattgaaaaacaaactgaatatttttacgcaaagaaaataattaaatttccTGTGCTCATaagtttttttatataatatcaACAAAGTCGCTACTTTCAAAACATGGCTGTGCGCATGGACCAACGGCCGATTGTTAGGGCCAGCTCAAAACCATGCACTCTTCTAGCTAACTTTGGCTTGGAACCACTCAAAACCTGCCGAGCCGATGATGACACAGACCCACTTCACGCATGTGCAAGGGGGTGTTGTCCCGAGATTTGGAATAGATCTAGGgtaacccaaaccctaaccctaggcaacatcaaaaaaaaaaaacaaaacaaaaaacgttcTGAAGTGCCCCctaatttatttcacaaattttcGTCATAATAAATGATTGTTAgctgtgtaaatatttaatgttatcataataaaatacaaatatctCATTTTCTGCTACCTAAAACTTTTATAAATCCACACGTTCCCAACATGAACGCTCACTGCGGACACAGGAAGAGCTGCTTCGCATTCGTTTAATTCAGAGTTGATCTTTCAATGTTGTATCGTTATTCATGTATCAACACTTTTTCAACAGTTAATTTATCAGCATTGTTTGGATGTTGGAACgttattttttaacagatatatttcaacaatttttttaaaaagtcattgtTGTGAAAATAATGCGATTTGACGTACAACTCAAAAGTTGTTGATATTTCAATGCTGAATCAGTAGTGAGTTAACAACACCATTTCAACTATTTGGTGTTCAGTGTTGTTTTGAAgttgaattaatattttttcataaactgaCATTAGtacaatttaaacatttaatgtcAGTCGATGCCATCTCATCTCTGAAGAAACACTCAACACTGTACATCAAGCAAAAATtggagaaatgcaaataaaaataactaaagtTGTACCATGGCCAGTGTGAATACTCTGTTCTGATTGGTCGGTAGGTGTGCGTTAAAACTGTTTAATGCACACGAAGTTCAGCTAAACTTTGTGGGATAACTGCTCTAAATTCATCTGCACCTGTAACCATAGCAACATAAAGGGCCcagctgtcaaactgtcaactgCAACTTCcgaggaaaaaacaaacagaaatgtgttatttgaacatttctttttacttaTTTGGAGAGTACAAGAATTTTGAGGAATGGGATGCcgcagaagaaaaagaaatggagaagacAAAAATCAAGAGATAAGAGACGAGAcaagataaatattaaaaaaacaacaaaattggCAGCTAAGATATTGTCAGACTTTCtctgccaaaaacaaaagaacacagaTTTGAAATCGGCGTGGTTGTAAAAGGGACTAGTTTATTCCTTGTCATGACAATGGTAGCAATGGTTGATTTTGAATGCAAAGCGGGTTAACCCACGAGTAGGTGTGTTTCAAACGGTTTTAATATATGACGTGGAGGCAAAGGACCTACTCATGGATTAACCATTACATATGTGTAACGATATATGGAAAACGCAACTCCCCTCCAAAAACTCTAACCAGAGGGAGGTTTGTTGGAAAAACATTATCCATTTCTTTATAACCCCGAAAAAAATTCAGACAAATGGGAACCCCACGACCACGCTGGAGGTGTGACAGAACAATGGTGGACTATGCACATATATTCTGGACTTGCCCTTACGTCGAGCCATTTAGGGAGGAAGTGTCCAGCATAATCTCAAAAACACGGGGTTTccctgtcagtgtgtttttttccacaccATACCTCAAACTCCCCCCAAAGAATTTAAACAAAAGGATCTTAAGGCTCCTCACGGCAGCCACCCTATCCCTAACCCCCTTACACTAGGTAGGGTAGGGCCAGCCTCTTCCCTTAGCCAAGCTTGCACCGAACCGCATACCCTTGCAAGAGACTTTGCTATTCTTGATGTTATTAAGAGAGGGATTGATGGACAGACACATCAATGGGGTTGTCAAGTGGGCTATTACTTTGACCAACGTTTTGCGGATTTATCCCCACAGCACTTACCCCTCCAGTAGGGTTAGCAGTGGTTTCTGCTGTTATTCTTGCTTGGGAAGTTGTTTTGGGAGCAGAGCTTGACAAGATACTAGTTACTTCAAGAAGTTGGCCCACAAcaaagaaggggaggaggaattGAAGCTACTTAGTAAAAGCTATTCAAactatttattaaattaaagcaGTACAACAAATCAAGATCAGACTATTGACcaggatttgatttgtttaaatgtacgcccttccctctttccttcaTCCTTCTATCTACCAACATAGAGACATTTCAGTGtgaaaccaaaaacagactGTACCTCTTCTAGAACAGGAGGCTGCTCCTCCAGCACCTTGGGGTCCTCCTCAATCACCTGAAAATCGAAACACAACTCAAACATTATCACATTAACACATTCAAACATGTATTTATGCTGATTTCATAAAGTATTAATTCTCTCAATGTGAACCATAGAAACCTCAGGAGTTTCCACAGACTCTGATTGGGGTTCAAGCTCTGGTTCAGCttcaggttctggttctggttcaggCTCAGATGCAACCACCTCAGACTGGACTGCTTCCCAAGGTTTAGGCTCTAAGAGAAGAGAAGTAGAGTTATAGGTTCTCCTGATATACAGACCCTGGTGCAGGAGTAGGACCTGGTGGTGTAGTCTCTATGCAGAGTGAACACCAGAAGGTCAATCAGTTGTGTATCTACAtcccacattttcattcaaatacaCATTTCACAATCAAAAGCATTCATTTGTCTGAATCTTATTTGTTGACATCATTCACATGTTGACACTTGTGATACCTGTTTGCAGTAGAGACGTGTCCTTGTCAGCTACAGCAGTTTCAACTACCTCCTCCACAGGCTCAGGGTCAGGCTCAAATACAGCTGTGGAGAGAGCATGATAAATacaacgatgatgatgatgatggtaacaaagtgagaaaatgagaaCTTTGAAAGATCATATTGAACaggaaaaagtgaatatttACTTAAAGGTAATTAATCTTGTGGATTACACATTTGACAATCTCAACATGAGTTGGACTTGTGCTGTACGGAAAGATacaaatttgttttttgcttcaaattacaataaaaaaaatctctgaccACAAAAACGTTGGCTCTTTCAAAACTTACTCATTACATTTACCAAATCCGATGTCaactgggatttgctccagtgACCCTGCAGATATGAGGAGTATAGATAATCAATCTCTAATTAAAACAACTTTATTGGCAACAAGTGTAAGTGCTAACACACCCATTTATATGCTGATAATGTGCCTCCCTGATGTGATAAGTTCCCTCTTAAAAGCAGCTGATATGGAACTTTGAAGTGGAAACACTTGTCTTATGAGTATTTGCAATATGTGTTGTAAAAGCCATGAAGATATTTCATTAATGTAGTTTCCtccatgttttttctttgcactACTGTGTTGAGATGTTTTTATCATTGTTTGCTTGTAAGCATCAGTAAAACATCTTAAATGCTGATGTACATTCGGCAAAGGACCGAATATATTTTTCCTCAGTATTACAAAAAATATTGTGTATACTACTAGTAGTACAGTGTGATATTTTGATATCACTCAATATAAGCTGAAGCCGCCTTGTCACAGATTTTCCATTTGATTCCTTCATCATTATTTGTAATCAACATGGTGCTGTGAAGACCCTGGAGAGGAAAAGCATGTGATGAATATGTGCATTACCCTCTGGTGTGGGTTCAGGTTTAGTCGCCTCCACTGTTGCAGCACCCTCTTCACTATGGGAAGTGATGACAGCTTTCTCTTTGAGTCCTATATGAGATGATGCACATGTGGTTGGCAAGACAACAGTGCAAAGAATATGAGGCAAGATGTGTGTGCTTATGGTGTAGTACGTCTGTATGTTATACTTTGTGTATAACAgcaacaaatttaatttaattgatgTTCTAGGAGAGCCCAATTTTTGTGTTCGTGTCTGATGTAAACcatcttaaaatgtaaaaatgtcaaagCAACCAAGAAAGAAACCAAATGCCAAAGAGGCATCAGTTTTCTTTTGCTGAACATTAAGGTCAAGAAAAAATCCCATATATCATTATCTCGTAGTTTTCTAGTTTGTcttcaaactttattttgttaaaattaaatgtcatcaatacaatgtgatgaaaaataGATTGTATCTCAACACATTGCATGTTTGTCTCCAGCTCTGTTATTCCAAAAACTAATGTTCTAGTGCAGACAGATGGATTTGCTTCACTTCAGTTTAGAAATaagacacagaaagacccaAACTTTattgaaaggggaaaaaaaaaaaaaaaagaacatcatctGGCTAAATTGTAATCTTTTTCAGTGGTATGCAAAAATGGAGGAAGTGACGGGTTAGAGACCTGTCACATCTAAAATGTCAGACACTTTTTCCTCACACTATATATTAACGCAGATTGACTTTTCCCCAAACAATTGCACCATTAATATTCCCCCTTTAAATTTATGACACAATTACTTAAATTAACCACTGTAACTGGAATAAGATTTCAGCAGATTAACTATCCAATCAAATCCATTTATTCATAATCAAAGTTAGTTCAAGGCTTTCTGATTttcatacagagcaggtctagctcaaactctttatagaatgATTTAAAGACACAAGTCACCTCATGAGAAAACACTTGGTGACGGGAGGGAAAAACTTCCTGAAGAACTCCTCTACTGTAGCTCAGTGATGGCATCTTTGACAAGCAGTGAAAGGCAACCTGACCAGTAAGCACTCAATACACAAGCcaagttttttttacattagaaattgcattatttttcttattgtcatttcacagcagagacaaaaactTGAGCAAAAGTCTGAGACTGAAGTAAAACGGTCATTTCTTGCCTCTATCagctttcttatttttctctttagcaggctccttttctctccctctgttctccTGTGCTTTCTTTCCACCCACCTCtacctttttctctccatctttcttgGATTTCCCATCTCCATCCCCTGTCTTTTTGTTCTccatttcttcccttttctcatctatttgctttgctttttccttCCATAGTTTTTCAACAGccttttccatttcttcctttgccattttcttctcctcctccttcagcctGGCAGCCActctctccttcactctgcccattatttccttccttccaggagcagcctccttctcctcttcatcttttgCCAGAAGCTGCCTAACCTCAGCCAGAGCCAGCTTTGCGAGCTTCTTGGCTTCCATGTGTTCATGGATGATggccagctgctgttttagaGCTTCCTGCAGCTTCCAGCCAGCATCCTTTCCAGACGTTTCTGGGATAGATATGAACAACACTGTTTGGGGTTCTACCACTAATTAAATGAGCTGTTGAGGAATGAAGACCATGCTCAGAATCAACCTGTTATGAGTCATCTCCACAGAGAAGGCATATATAAGTCTGTATATGATGTTACCTGCAACACCAGGTCCATGCCACACCTCTTAGTTTTTAtccatgctgtttgttttgtttactacACTAATATATAGGAAATATACTACAACAGAACAAGATTTGAATTACTTGgactaaaatgtttttagttttaagtgTAAGCAAACATTTCAACCCATTAATCTTGAGCTATTGAGGGCTTTATTTCTTCTGTCAAAGAAACTCTTTCAAGACTACAAATCGTGAGTATCTGTAATGTCATCCATTAGCccacacagtgacacagcaaAGCCTCTATCATGCAGCTGTCTGACAATACCTCTCTGAGATCCTTTCCTGGCTTTGTCTCCAGGCCTTTCATCTGATATCACACAAGAACAAATCGCAAGTGAAAAACATTGGATTCTTGAACATGTCTGTGGCATCATCATACATACAGTCCCACAAGCCAGGGGAGCACAGTGGTATAGTggttgccccacagcaagaataTCATgagtttggttcccaggcctggggccgTATTATGCGGactttccatgttctccccgtgcgAGCATTGGTTTCCTACGGGCACTATGGCTTCCTccaaccatccaaagacatgcatgtttaggttaattggtgactctaaactgcctgtaggtctgagtgtgagtggtagttctttctttgtttctgtatgttggcctaccatggactggcgacctatccagggtgtaccttaCCCTTGCCCGAGGTGAGCGAGGATTTGCTCCAGGACCACCCGTGACTCGGAAaaggataagcggtagaagatagataaatgaatgaacaaacaaacatggctcAGATCCAAATCCAGATCCCAGTGAGCCTGTAGACACTGAAACAACCTcaactaaataaaatgacttAGCAAAAGAGATCCCATATTTCAGACTATAACTTTAAGAATCAAAAACCACCTAAGCGTTGTGTGACTTTCTCTCAAGCTTCTCATGATCAGTCAAACAAATTGGTGTTTGACTGTGTTGAAACAAGTGGAATACATGATCAAGAGCTGGATTTTCTGGCAGCACTGGGCTGACTGCCCATGGTGCTGTGATAGCTAATATAGGAGTAGTAAAGCTGCTACCAGCACTCCTTGTCTACTGGGGAACTACCATGCCAATGGAGCACACAGGCCAGGACATCATCCCTTGACTATAAGAGCTGTTTAGGGCAGTGTCTACTTTGTTGTGAAATCGCAATTTTCCAGAACCCTGAttgctggttttaaggctcagtttctgaatgcaaACCAcaagaagttttttttatttcattgacaCTTGTACGTGTAGCAGAGATGCTGAAGGGGTGAAAACTGCAAACAAATAATGGATTGCTTCtatgattgtttttaaaaacaaacaacaaaaaaaaaaaataataataataattctagTCTTCAACCTATTAACAGAGTGCAAACTACCACGGCGGCAAGTTGTCATCTATGTCCCAGCTACCCAGTCAAACAACCTGTTACCATGCATCTGCACAGTGATAGAAAAGACTTAAGGGCCAGAAAGTCTgattaccttgtgtgtgtgcgcatataTACACAAAAGTTAACTGAAGCAGAAGTAAGACCACTGCTGATCTTCAGACAGATGAATACCTTGAGATCAGAGTGCCTTGAGAAAGTCTTTAGAATGACCATAAGCAGATGGCTGAAAGAACAAGGCTTAAAGGGAAGAATAGCTGCTAAGAAGCCATTATTGAGGCCTGCAAACATTTAGAAACACCTCAGGTTTGCCAAAGAGCACATACACTAACTGTTGATTACTGGAAGAATGTACTCTAGATGGACGAGTCCCAGTTTGAACATTTAGGTCAGCATTGTACATTGTACCTGTACAAATACAGGAATGCCTGGATACCTGGTGACAAAGCTAGGCTATGACTGAATCATCTGAGTCAAGTGCAGGACTGAGTAGAAGTAGAGTGATATTTactgatccttttttttttttaaatcacaagtCAAATCTAAAGTTACTCCACCTGGATGGAAATACACCCAAGTGTATTTCTACACTTGGGTGTATTTCCATCCATGTGCTCATGAAGACTATTGGAAACctgctgaccccccccccccccccccaaaaaaaaaaaaaaaaacgaacaaaaaaaaaaaacaaaaacaaaaaaaacaaccaaacaaaaatccACACCCGTTATCATTTGGAAGTTTAGGTTTCTACTGCCTAAGCTTGTTGAATGATAGATTGAACCATGATGAATTCCCTGTCTTTGCCCTCAGAAACCAATTCCTCTCACCTTtgatgcacagacacaaacctgaaaGGCAACTATTTCAGCTATAGAGGAACAAGAATCTGAAGGAGAAGTATCAGTGAGTCCTCATCTTATCTCATGAAATATAACATGACATTGAATGATCCTTCAACATAGAGTCGATAACTAGATATTCAAGtataattctttattttatatgtgCAGTAATTGGTTGATGCATTGTTGATATAATACTGCTTTCTTTCGGTGGTGGCTTTAAGAGATGTCATTACAGGTTTTTCTAAATATTATTGCATTctattttttgtgctttttgttcatTGTGTAAAAGGTATGAATGAAAAGTTGAAAGCAGCTTTTACATGAATACCTGATACTGTGATCTCACTTAAATATCTGAGTAAGGAGGACAGTCACGACCAATATGATGGTCATATGATGGCATTAATTCCAAGTAGACAGGAGTTCCAACTTAGTGTTGGGGTACATGTGGTGCAAGTTTtgtcattcaaaaaaaaaaaaaaaaaaccccccccccaaaaaaaacaaaaaacaaaactgtatatGCCAGCAAATATGACTGGGCCAAGCCATCACCAAGCAACTTGATCTAGgaattttttacaaaatattttgtaCATCAACTAAAATATATCACAATGCCAATTTTCCCATCAATCTTGTGGGAACCAAAACTCTCAGAAGGTAAAAACTGCTGTTGAACCACTGTCAGTCCCTGTTGTCCTGGACAGTATAATTAAGAGAATCTGAACTTTTCTTACCTTTCTATGATTTTCTTTTGGTCTGACACGAAGCAAAGAGAGCTCAAATGGTAGCTCAATTAGTTTTTCCTACAAATGAGACTAAATTATCTAGTTGTCCTATGCAGTCTCAATAATTTGATAGGTTTCCAGCTGCAATGCATTTTGGTTGTACATCcacatgcatgtacatgtttttctgcatgttaCTATCAGGTAAGAATCGGATCCAGCGCAAGATCAAAACTTAAGTTTAAAAAAGTACAAAGTCACACTTGAGGTCCGAGAGTTTCAGGACCAGTCTTTATAGCAtgcaacaacaggaaaacactaAAAGTCAGAAAGGGAAAACTGAGCAGCTGCCCAAGTGCAAATTTCTTCGCTTTCTGTGATTAATCCTGATAGCAACTGCCAACACACTTGTCCAACAAGTAATATATTAATAACTTTTCAAAAAGGTTTCAAAGCAGAATTTTAAAAGAATTCCTGAGTATCATGTCCCTGTCACAGCAAACAAATGACATCATAGAAACCTGTTTCAATAAAGCTTCTGTTTTGGTAATCCGGCTGAAACAAGAGTGAAGTTTGTTTGTGAGACTAATATTGGAAATAACCACACCCAAAGCCTGGAAAAGTAAGCGACAGAAGTGCAGAATAGCATTTTCGCttcctgaaaatgacatttaatggATTTAAGGACAATCAGCTGTCGGCCTGAGGCTATTGATTATGGAGACCAACTATGACAATCTTCTGCCCTTGATTTCCATTGTCTTTAG
It contains:
- the asph gene encoding aspartyl/asparaginyl beta-hydroxylase isoform X5 translates to MASKKSAKAHKSKDGTKTDLANKNGRKADSSSSSCFFTWFIVLALLGVWTSIAVVYFDLVDYQGVLDKAMGLQINLSEALQGKLVAYDTDGDGDFDVEDAKVLLGLKEKAVITSHSEEGAATVEATKPEPTPEAVFEPDPEPVEEVVETAVADKDTSLLQTEPKPWEAVQSEVVASEPEPEPEPEAEPELEPQSESVETPEVSMVIEEDPKVLEEQPPVLEEAVKVEEEPVAEQMMSDEPVEEAAAEEAVEEMTAEQTGEVEMEAATETNVAVEEKGEMAEAVDEERDGEDEAALEEEPAEEETGIEKAVEELAGEEKAAPAEETVEETAEEEEAVHAGQTVDDETAEEEEAASVEQIVDEETAEEEEAAPAEETVDEEAASVEQTVVEETAEEEEAVPVEQIVDEETAEEEEAAPAEQSVDVEIAEEEEAASAQQNIDEETAEEEEAAPAEQSVDVEIAEEEEAASAQQNIDEETAEEEEAAPAEQSVDVEIAEEEEAASAQQNIDDETPEEVEAAHAEQSVDVEIAEEEEAASAQQNIDDETPEEVEAAHAEEAVNEETAEEEEAAALEQTVETPKKEEAAPAEELAEDETATDKAFEEGAEDEEAALVEESVEETREEATDADAPPEEVEEERVPASLYSVSHGALSAVTEQEEVSEEVEEATKEEQFVEAEEQIQEEPTET